A genomic window from Dechloromonas sp. A34 includes:
- a CDS encoding substrate-binding domain-containing protein, producing MSETATTHATPAAGVRWTWDFGPDLSAADSAALLPLLAALAEHGTLGRAAATVGTSYRAAWGLLRRCEAGFGKSLVLKARGRGTLLSAFGEQLVELDNAARASLAETHAPWTTRLQETLFPAITPPPERLRIAASHDLALADWIENGRHVSVDLFWRGSEEALAALTRGECDVAGFHLPETWTPEQTTAWLGRWLKARQYVAFPAMRRQHGLLVATGNPFGVQSVADVARLGLRMVNRQRGSGTRSMIDQLLAANQLSAKEIPGYAHEEFTHDAVAATVASGQADVGFGIAAAAARYDLCFVALTWDRYYLALRTGIAHSPAVRHLLRRLQGNTFHQRLAAMAGYEALAGIEPLPWEQLLAAPA from the coding sequence ATGTCCGAGACTGCAACAACTCACGCCACGCCCGCTGCCGGGGTCCGCTGGACCTGGGATTTCGGCCCGGACTTGTCCGCCGCCGATTCCGCCGCTCTGCTGCCCCTGCTCGCCGCACTCGCCGAGCACGGCACGCTGGGCCGGGCCGCCGCCACCGTCGGTACCTCCTACCGGGCGGCCTGGGGCCTGTTGCGGCGCTGCGAGGCAGGCTTCGGCAAAAGCCTGGTACTCAAGGCGCGCGGACGAGGAACCCTGCTTTCCGCATTCGGCGAACAGCTGGTCGAGCTCGACAACGCGGCGCGGGCGTCGCTCGCCGAAACGCATGCCCCGTGGACGACGCGACTGCAGGAGACGCTGTTCCCCGCCATCACGCCACCGCCCGAACGCCTGCGCATCGCGGCCAGCCACGATCTGGCCCTCGCCGACTGGATCGAAAACGGCCGCCACGTCAGCGTCGACCTGTTCTGGCGCGGCAGCGAGGAAGCGCTCGCCGCCCTCACCCGCGGCGAATGCGATGTCGCCGGCTTTCATTTGCCGGAAACCTGGACGCCCGAACAGACGACCGCCTGGCTGGGACGCTGGCTGAAAGCACGGCAGTACGTGGCCTTTCCGGCCATGCGTCGGCAGCATGGGCTGCTGGTGGCCACCGGCAACCCGTTCGGCGTGCAGTCGGTGGCCGATGTTGCCCGCCTCGGCCTGCGCATGGTCAACCGCCAGCGCGGCTCGGGAACGCGCAGCATGATCGACCAGTTGCTGGCCGCCAATCAACTCAGCGCCAAGGAAATCCCCGGTTACGCCCACGAGGAGTTCACGCATGACGCGGTCGCCGCCACCGTGGCCAGCGGCCAGGCCGATGTCGGTTTCGGCATCGCCGCCGCCGCAGCCCGCTACGACCTGTGCTTCGTGGCGCTGACCTGGGATCGCTACTATTTGGCGCTGCGCACCGGCATTGCCCACAGCCCGGCCGTTCGCCATCTGCTCCGCCGCCTCCAGGGCAACACCTTCCACCAGCGCCTGGCGGCGATGGCCGGCTACGAGGCTTTGGCCGGCATCGAACCGCTGCCCTGGGAGCAGCTGCTCGCCGCGCCGGCCTGA
- a CDS encoding anaerobic C4-dicarboxylate transporter, whose protein sequence is MFEFWIQFALVLTAILIGIRRGGVALGLIGGLGVAVLSFGFRVAPSEPPVTVMLIILAVVTASATLQVAGGLDYLVQQAERVMRKHPQQITLLAPLSTFLLTACVGTGHAVYSLLPVIADVALKTRIRPERPMAISSVASQMGITASPVAAAVTTFLAMTAKSSEPVSLGQILMITVPAGVIGVIAAALWSFKRGLDLDQDPEFLERMQDPEFRASVEKSVTTLDKALPATAKLSVVLFFAGILSIVVLALFPQLLPLAKGKPIPMTTVVQVVMLAFGAFILFTANTKAAAIARSEVFTAGMIAVVSIFGIAWMSDTFVKANEAFLVDNIKAMVEYAPWTFALAMFAVSAFVKSQAATLTIMLPFGLALGLSPQLLLGILPSCYAYFFFAFYPSDLAAINMDRSGTTRIGKYLLNHSFMVPGLIGVGVSTVVAYALAQVYF, encoded by the coding sequence ATGTTCGAATTCTGGATCCAGTTCGCGCTGGTTTTGACGGCGATTCTGATCGGCATCCGCCGCGGCGGGGTCGCCCTCGGGCTGATCGGCGGCCTGGGTGTGGCGGTGCTGAGTTTCGGTTTCCGGGTGGCGCCATCGGAGCCGCCGGTGACGGTGATGCTGATCATTCTCGCTGTGGTCACGGCCTCGGCGACGCTACAGGTGGCCGGGGGGCTGGATTATCTGGTTCAGCAGGCCGAACGCGTGATGCGCAAGCATCCGCAGCAGATCACCCTGCTTGCGCCACTGTCCACCTTCCTGCTGACGGCCTGTGTCGGGACCGGTCACGCGGTGTATTCGCTGCTGCCGGTAATCGCCGACGTGGCGCTTAAAACCCGCATTCGCCCGGAGCGGCCGATGGCGATTTCCAGTGTCGCCTCGCAAATGGGCATCACCGCTAGCCCGGTGGCGGCGGCGGTAACGACTTTCCTGGCGATGACGGCGAAGAGCAGCGAGCCGGTGTCGCTCGGCCAGATTCTGATGATCACCGTTCCGGCCGGTGTGATTGGCGTGATTGCCGCTGCCCTGTGGAGTTTCAAGCGTGGCCTCGATCTCGACCAGGACCCGGAGTTTCTCGAACGCATGCAGGACCCGGAGTTTCGCGCTTCGGTCGAGAAGTCGGTGACGACCCTGGACAAGGCGCTCCCGGCCACGGCCAAGCTGTCGGTCGTGCTCTTCTTCGCCGGCATCCTGAGTATTGTCGTGCTGGCGCTGTTTCCGCAATTGTTGCCGTTGGCCAAGGGCAAGCCGATTCCGATGACGACCGTGGTCCAGGTGGTGATGCTGGCCTTCGGCGCCTTCATCCTCTTTACCGCCAACACCAAGGCAGCCGCCATCGCCCGCTCCGAGGTGTTCACCGCCGGCATGATCGCGGTGGTCTCGATCTTCGGGATCGCCTGGATGAGCGATACCTTTGTCAAGGCCAACGAGGCCTTCCTGGTCGACAACATCAAGGCGATGGTCGAGTACGCGCCGTGGACCTTCGCCCTGGCCATGTTCGCCGTCTCCGCCTTCGTCAAGAGCCAGGCGGCAACGCTGACCATCATGCTGCCTTTCGGCTTGGCCCTGGGTCTTTCGCCGCAACTGCTACTCGGCATTTTGCCGTCCTGCTACGCCTACTTTTTCTTCGCCTTCTATCCGAGCGATCTGGCGGCGATCAACATGGACCGCAGCGGCACGACGCGGATCGGCAAATACCTGCTCAACCACAGCTTCATGGTGCCGGGATTGATCGGGGTGGGCGTGTCGACCGTGGTGGCTTACGCCCTGGCCCAGGTTTACTTCTGA
- a CDS encoding GNAT family N-acetyltransferase has protein sequence MQIREARIGDGKAIATLLAALDYPTTEGFIESKIEQQLKHHDARLLVAIEGGEILGFVSLHFIPQLALPGDFCRISYFCVGEASRSRGVGARLEEAAVALARERSCDRIRLTAMRDERVLTGSTSGRATPSLRNTC, from the coding sequence GTGCAGATCAGGGAAGCCAGGATCGGTGATGGCAAAGCAATTGCAACGTTGCTCGCGGCGCTGGATTACCCGACTACCGAGGGGTTCATCGAAAGCAAGATCGAGCAGCAATTGAAGCACCACGACGCGCGCTTGCTTGTCGCCATTGAAGGGGGCGAAATCCTTGGCTTCGTTTCATTGCACTTTATTCCGCAGTTGGCTCTGCCAGGAGATTTCTGTCGCATCAGCTATTTCTGCGTTGGCGAGGCGTCTCGAAGCCGCGGGGTCGGGGCCCGTCTGGAAGAGGCCGCCGTTGCCCTGGCAAGGGAAAGGAGCTGCGATCGAATCAGGCTCACTGCCATGCGAGACGAGAGAGTGCTCACCGGTTCTACTTCCGGCAGGGCTACTCCGAGTCTCCGAAATACTTGTTGA
- a CDS encoding cupin domain-containing protein, translated as MKDKHPKVQGLRPDREVMTRQRLPYFVGISGQTVDASGLSMHLVVIPPGARAEPHIHIGYETGIYVLEGKVCTRWGYDLENEIISEAGDFLFVPPAFRIRRSTSAQPNQLAL; from the coding sequence ATGAAAGACAAGCATCCAAAAGTCCAGGGCCTGCGGCCAGACCGCGAGGTCATGACCCGGCAGCGCCTTCCCTACTTCGTTGGCATCTCCGGTCAAACAGTCGATGCCTCTGGGCTGTCCATGCATTTGGTCGTTATCCCACCTGGCGCCCGTGCCGAGCCGCATATCCACATCGGTTACGAGACGGGAATCTATGTGCTCGAAGGAAAGGTTTGTACACGCTGGGGGTACGACCTTGAAAACGAAATCATCAGTGAGGCGGGAGACTTTTTGTTTGTACCCCCGGCGTTCCGCATCAGGCGATCAACCTCAGCACAACCGAACCAGCTCGCGCTGTAG
- a CDS encoding acyl-CoA dehydrogenase C-terminal domain-containing protein, translated as MSDYRAPVKDMRFVMDELAGFKELSQIVGYEEATPDLADAILDEAAKFSGEVLAPLNRIGDQEGCKLTAGGVTTPTGWKEAYKAFRNAGWNGIASPTEFGGQGLPDTLAIAVKEMVCSANLSFSLGPLLTTGAVEALLTCASDELKAIYLEKMVTGKWTGTMNLTEPQAGSDLALIRSRAEPQADGSYRVFGQKIFITYGDHDMTDNIVHLVLARLPDAPAGVKGISMFLVPKFLVNADGSLGARNDAHCVSIEHKLGIHASPTCVMSYGDNGGAVGYLLGEPNRGLEYMFIMMNEARLGVGLQGIALGERAYQQALGYARECKQGRDAITGEALVTLDKHPDIRRMLMLMKCRVEACRAVTYYTSGLLDRAHGLPDAEARKNALYLAEFMIPIVKGGGTEMGIDVTSLGIQIYGGMGFIEETGAAQHWRDSRITTIYEGTTGIQANDLLFRKLMRDQGATARIVFGEVHATAKALLASSRPELQAIGLRLGASLQAWTGATEWLAANAKSGLSGALTAAVPYLHLAVTVCGGWFMGKAALAAAGYLETGEGDQAFYRAKIATARFYADQLLPQAAAFAETVKAGDAALAGMGDEVF; from the coding sequence ATGAGCGACTACCGTGCGCCCGTAAAAGACATGCGTTTTGTGATGGACGAACTGGCCGGCTTCAAGGAGCTCAGCCAGATCGTCGGTTATGAAGAAGCAACCCCGGACCTCGCCGACGCCATTCTCGACGAAGCGGCCAAATTCTCCGGCGAGGTGCTGGCCCCGCTCAACCGGATCGGCGACCAGGAAGGCTGCAAGCTTACCGCCGGTGGCGTCACCACCCCGACCGGCTGGAAGGAAGCCTACAAGGCCTTCCGCAATGCCGGTTGGAACGGCATCGCCTCGCCGACCGAGTTCGGCGGCCAGGGCCTGCCCGACACGCTGGCCATCGCCGTCAAGGAGATGGTCTGCTCGGCCAATCTGTCCTTCTCGCTCGGCCCCTTGCTCACCACCGGCGCCGTCGAGGCGCTGCTGACCTGCGCTAGCGACGAACTGAAGGCGATCTATCTGGAAAAGATGGTCACCGGCAAATGGACCGGCACCATGAACCTGACCGAGCCGCAGGCCGGCTCCGATCTGGCCCTGATCCGCTCCCGTGCTGAGCCACAGGCCGACGGCAGCTACCGCGTCTTCGGCCAGAAGATCTTCATCACCTACGGCGACCACGACATGACGGACAACATCGTCCACCTCGTGCTCGCCCGCCTGCCCGATGCGCCGGCCGGGGTGAAGGGCATCTCGATGTTCCTGGTGCCCAAATTCCTGGTCAATGCCGACGGCTCGCTCGGTGCGCGCAACGACGCGCACTGCGTCTCAATCGAACACAAGCTCGGCATCCACGCCAGTCCTACTTGTGTCATGTCCTATGGCGACAACGGCGGCGCCGTCGGCTACCTGCTCGGCGAGCCGAACCGCGGCCTCGAATACATGTTCATCATGATGAACGAAGCCCGCCTCGGCGTCGGCCTGCAGGGCATCGCGCTCGGCGAACGGGCCTACCAGCAGGCCCTGGGCTACGCCCGCGAATGCAAGCAGGGGCGTGATGCGATCACCGGTGAAGCGCTGGTCACCCTCGACAAGCACCCCGATATCCGCCGCATGCTCATGCTCATGAAGTGCCGCGTCGAAGCCTGCCGCGCCGTTACCTACTACACCTCCGGCCTGCTCGACCGCGCCCACGGCCTGCCCGACGCCGAGGCCCGCAAGAACGCTCTCTATCTCGCCGAATTCATGATCCCCATCGTCAAGGGCGGCGGCACCGAAATGGGCATCGACGTCACCTCGCTCGGCATCCAGATCTACGGCGGCATGGGCTTCATCGAGGAAACCGGTGCCGCCCAGCACTGGCGCGACTCGCGGATCACCACCATCTACGAAGGCACGACCGGCATCCAGGCCAACGACCTGCTGTTCCGCAAACTGATGCGCGACCAGGGCGCCACCGCCCGCATCGTCTTCGGCGAAGTCCATGCCACGGCCAAGGCGCTGCTCGCTTCTTCACGCCCGGAACTGCAAGCCATCGGCCTGCGCCTCGGGGCCAGCCTGCAAGCCTGGACGGGCGCCACCGAATGGCTCGCCGCCAACGCCAAGAGCGGCCTTTCCGGCGCGCTGACCGCCGCCGTTCCCTACCTGCATCTGGCGGTTACCGTCTGTGGTGGCTGGTTCATGGGCAAAGCGGCACTGGCGGCAGCCGGCTATCTAGAGACGGGCGAGGGCGACCAGGCCTTCTACCGCGCCAAGATCGCCACCGCCCGCTTCTATGCCGACCAGTTGTTGCCGCAGGCCGCGGCTTTTGCCGAGACGGTCAAAGCCGGCGATGCCGCGCTGGCCGGGATGGGCGACGAAGTTTTCTAA
- a CDS encoding NAD(P)H-dependent flavin oxidoreductase: MPIPASLNKNLTLPVICAPMFIVSNPDLVIAQCKSGVIGSFPALNARPKEMLDEWLTRIKTELAADPKAAPFAVNQIIHQSNERLEHDMALCVQHQVPLIITSLRAPNEIVPHVHAYGGQVFHDVISVRHAEKALEAGVDGLILVCAGAGGHAGMLSPFALVGEIRKFYDGPIALSGAIANGSAILAAQAMGADFAYIGTRFIATHEAHAAETYKQAILDSAAADVVYTPYFTGVHGNYLKKSILAAGLDPDNLPDKDKTAMNFGGATAAKAWKDIWGAGQGVGNIDEVLPAAALVARLKDEYCTAKAALCSNPF, encoded by the coding sequence ATGCCGATTCCTGCATCACTGAACAAGAACCTGACGCTGCCGGTGATCTGTGCGCCGATGTTCATCGTCTCCAATCCCGACCTCGTCATCGCCCAGTGCAAGAGCGGCGTCATCGGCTCCTTCCCGGCGCTCAACGCCCGCCCCAAGGAAATGCTCGACGAATGGCTGACCCGGATCAAGACCGAACTGGCCGCCGACCCGAAGGCGGCGCCGTTCGCGGTCAACCAGATCATCCACCAGTCGAACGAGCGCCTCGAGCACGACATGGCGCTCTGCGTGCAGCACCAGGTGCCGCTGATCATCACCAGCCTGCGCGCCCCGAACGAGATCGTGCCGCACGTCCATGCCTACGGCGGCCAAGTCTTCCACGACGTGATCAGCGTGCGCCATGCTGAAAAGGCGCTGGAGGCCGGCGTCGATGGCCTGATCCTGGTCTGCGCCGGGGCCGGTGGCCATGCCGGCATGCTCAGCCCCTTCGCGCTGGTCGGCGAAATCCGCAAGTTCTACGACGGCCCGATCGCGCTCTCCGGCGCCATCGCCAACGGCAGCGCCATCCTCGCCGCGCAGGCGATGGGCGCCGATTTCGCCTACATCGGCACGCGCTTCATCGCCACCCACGAAGCGCATGCCGCCGAAACCTACAAGCAGGCCATTCTCGACTCGGCCGCAGCCGATGTCGTCTACACCCCGTATTTCACCGGCGTGCACGGCAACTACCTGAAGAAGAGCATCCTCGCCGCCGGACTCGACCCCGACAACCTGCCGGACAAGGACAAGACCGCGATGAACTTTGGCGGCGCCACGGCCGCCAAGGCCTGGAAGGATATCTGGGGGGCCGGGCAGGGCGTCGGCAACATCGACGAGGTCCTGCCGGCAGCTGCCCTGGTCGCCCGCCTGAAGGACGAATACTGCACCGCCAAGGCGGCGTTGTGCAGCAACCCATTCTGA
- a CDS encoding chalcone isomerase family protein, with product MITSHSVRRVVLIAALIAVPGLQAAEVAGVKVEEKLKVGGSELVLNGAGLRSKLFIKVYVGALYVGQKSTMPAGVYDSTAPRRMVMRMLRDMDAESLHGALDDGLKNNLTPAELAELKPQADQLATIMKGIGKVREGDSIAIDFTSEGVGVSLNGESRGKVAGANFAKALLRVWLGDKPADASLKKALLGS from the coding sequence ATGATTACATCGCATAGTGTGCGCCGGGTGGTCTTGATTGCCGCCCTGATCGCGGTGCCCGGCCTGCAGGCGGCCGAGGTGGCCGGAGTCAAGGTCGAGGAGAAACTGAAGGTCGGGGGCAGCGAGCTGGTGCTCAATGGCGCCGGGCTGCGCAGCAAGCTGTTCATCAAGGTTTATGTCGGCGCGCTCTACGTCGGCCAGAAATCGACGATGCCGGCCGGCGTCTATGACAGCACGGCGCCGCGCCGGATGGTGATGCGCATGTTGCGCGACATGGATGCGGAGTCGCTACATGGCGCGCTCGACGACGGCCTGAAAAACAACCTCACGCCGGCCGAGCTGGCCGAGCTAAAGCCGCAGGCCGACCAACTGGCGACGATCATGAAAGGCATCGGCAAGGTCCGCGAAGGCGATAGCATAGCCATCGACTTCACGAGCGAAGGCGTCGGGGTCAGCCTCAATGGCGAGAGCCGCGGCAAGGTGGCGGGAGCGAATTTTGCCAAGGCGTTGCTCAGGGTCTGGCTGGGCGACAAGCCGGCTGACGCTTCGTTGAAGAAGGCGCTGCTCGGCAGCTAG
- a CDS encoding DUF4442 domain-containing protein: protein MKPAWLAKLSPSWRARMVRMGFNLHPAFRGTGGRVVHVAKDLRHIRIRLPLNWKTKNIVGSLYGGSLFAITDGAHPMMLMAALGDGFIVWDKAASIRYRKPGMSTLYADFVLSAEEVTAIRQALDENPELERTYLVELKDRQGIVHAVVERTVYIAEKNYYRQKAGGGDK from the coding sequence ATGAAACCCGCCTGGCTGGCCAAGCTTTCGCCATCCTGGCGGGCGCGCATGGTGCGGATGGGGTTCAACCTCCATCCCGCCTTTCGCGGCACGGGCGGCCGGGTGGTCCATGTCGCCAAGGACTTGCGTCATATCCGCATCCGCCTGCCGCTGAATTGGAAGACCAAGAACATCGTCGGTTCGCTTTACGGCGGTTCGCTGTTCGCGATTACCGACGGGGCGCACCCGATGATGCTGATGGCGGCGCTCGGCGATGGCTTCATCGTCTGGGACAAGGCGGCGAGCATCCGTTACCGCAAGCCCGGCATGTCGACGCTGTATGCCGATTTCGTGCTCAGTGCGGAGGAGGTGACGGCAATCAGGCAGGCGCTGGATGAAAATCCGGAGCTTGAGCGGACTTATCTGGTCGAATTGAAGGACAGGCAAGGCATCGTGCATGCTGTGGTCGAACGCACGGTCTATATAGCCGAAAAAAACTATTACCGACAAAAAGCCGGTGGAGGAGACAAATGA
- a CDS encoding acetyl-CoA C-acyltransferase, with translation MSKQIQDAYIVAATRLPVAKKNGMFKNVRPDDMLAHVIKAVVAQVPGIDPARIGDVIVGCAMPEAEQGMNVARIGLLLAGLPITVPGITINRFCSSGVQAVADAANQIRLGLADVMIAAGTESMSVMPQIMGNKMSMNPAIFAKEENIGIAYGMGLTAEKVASQWQVSREAQDAFAVESHRRACAAIAAGHFKAEISPYTIRESLPDLASGEIRIRERIADTDEGPRPDSALDKLAKLKPVFHARGSVTAGNSSQMSDGAGAVMLVSEKVLREHNLTPLARFAGYAVGGVAPEIMGIGPIAAIPKVLAQVGIKQADLDWIELNEAFAAQSIAVMQELDINPAKVNPLGGAIALGHPLGATGAIRIATVVHGLKRTGGKYGMVTMCIGTGMGAAGIIEVL, from the coding sequence ATGAGCAAACAGATACAAGACGCTTACATCGTCGCCGCCACCCGTCTGCCGGTGGCCAAGAAGAATGGCATGTTCAAGAACGTGCGGCCGGACGACATGCTGGCCCACGTCATCAAGGCCGTCGTCGCCCAGGTGCCGGGCATCGATCCGGCGCGCATCGGCGACGTCATCGTCGGCTGCGCCATGCCGGAAGCCGAGCAGGGCATGAACGTCGCCCGCATCGGACTCTTGCTGGCCGGGCTGCCGATTACCGTACCGGGCATCACGATCAACCGCTTCTGCTCCTCCGGGGTGCAGGCGGTGGCCGATGCCGCCAACCAGATTCGCCTCGGCCTGGCCGATGTGATGATCGCCGCCGGCACCGAGTCGATGAGCGTCATGCCGCAGATCATGGGCAACAAGATGTCGATGAACCCGGCCATCTTCGCCAAGGAGGAAAACATCGGCATCGCCTACGGCATGGGCCTGACCGCCGAGAAAGTCGCCAGCCAGTGGCAGGTCAGCCGCGAGGCGCAGGATGCCTTCGCCGTCGAGTCGCACCGCCGGGCTTGTGCAGCCATTGCGGCCGGTCATTTCAAGGCCGAGATTTCCCCTTACACCATCCGCGAAAGCCTGCCTGACCTGGCTTCCGGCGAGATTCGCATCCGCGAGCGGATCGCCGATACCGACGAAGGCCCGCGCCCCGATTCCGCGCTCGACAAGCTGGCCAAGCTAAAGCCGGTGTTCCATGCCCGTGGCTCGGTCACTGCCGGCAATTCCTCGCAGATGTCCGACGGGGCCGGTGCCGTGATGCTGGTTTCGGAGAAGGTGCTGCGCGAACACAACCTGACTCCGCTTGCCCGCTTCGCTGGCTACGCGGTCGGCGGTGTGGCGCCGGAGATCATGGGCATCGGCCCGATCGCCGCGATTCCCAAGGTGCTGGCCCAGGTCGGCATCAAGCAGGCTGACCTCGACTGGATCGAACTCAACGAAGCCTTCGCCGCGCAGTCGATTGCCGTGATGCAGGAGCTCGATATCAATCCGGCCAAGGTCAATCCGCTTGGCGGCGCCATCGCCCTCGGCCATCCGCTCGGTGCCACCGGCGCCATCCGGATCGCCACCGTCGTCCATGGTCTGAAACGGACCGGCGGCAAGTACGGCATGGTGACCATGTGCATCGGCACCGGCATGGGGGCGGCCGGCATCATTGAAGTCCTGTAA
- a CDS encoding 3-hydroxyacyl-CoA dehydrogenase/enoyl-CoA hydratase family protein: MNKLIVKKAAVLGAGVMGAQIAAHLANANVPVVLFDLPAKEGDKNGVVRKALDGLKKLDPAPLANKDKLKFIDAANYDEHLPLLADCDLVIEAIAERMDWKNDLYAKIAPHLGANTVVASNTSGLSINTLAEGLPAAVRPRFCGIHFFNPPRYMHLVEIIGTQSTDAGTLDALETWLTSRLGKGVIRALDTPNFVANRIGVFSILAVMHHTAAFGLGFDEVDALTGPKIGRPKSATYRTADVVGLDTLAHVVKTMQDTLPNDPWHPYFTSPVWLQALIGKGALGQKTRCGIFRKQGKEIQVLDLGQQDYRTSAGEIADEVAAILKNRNPAEKFAALRAFAHPQAQFLWAIFRDIFHYAAVQLENVADNARDLDFAMRWGFGWAQGPFETWQAAGWGEIAQAVAADIAAGKAMSATPLPEWALEAGRTGVHTPFGSWSAREQRYIDRSNLPVYQRQIFPETVLGEGASTPEKSGETLYENDGVRLWTLPAVDAGIGIISVKSKMHTIGNEVLDGMIAAVRQAEQTLDGVVIWHEAPFAVGANLAQVTEAIAAGQFEELEATVEKFQRASQTLKYAQVPTVAAVQGMALGGGCEFVMHAAKRVMALESYIGLVEAGVGLIPAGGGCKEFAVRAADWAAQSATPGEVFNFLQPVFMTIAMAKVAKSAVEAVDYGFAKPTDTILFNANELLFVAIKEARALADAGYAPPLMPRAIPVAGKNGIATFEMMLVNMKEGGMISAHDYKVAKSAAIALCGGEVETGSLVDEEWLITVERRLFVELLKIPETQARIKHTLDTGKPLRN; the protein is encoded by the coding sequence TTGAACAAGCTGATCGTGAAGAAAGCCGCCGTGCTCGGCGCCGGCGTGATGGGGGCGCAAATTGCTGCGCACCTCGCCAACGCCAACGTGCCGGTCGTGTTGTTCGACCTGCCGGCGAAAGAAGGAGACAAGAACGGTGTCGTCAGGAAGGCCCTCGACGGCCTCAAGAAGCTGGACCCGGCACCGCTGGCCAACAAGGACAAGCTGAAGTTCATCGATGCCGCCAACTACGACGAGCACCTGCCGCTGCTCGCCGACTGCGATCTGGTGATCGAAGCCATCGCCGAACGTATGGACTGGAAGAACGACCTCTATGCCAAGATCGCGCCGCATCTCGGCGCCAACACCGTGGTCGCTTCCAATACCTCGGGCCTGTCGATCAATACGCTGGCCGAAGGCCTGCCGGCCGCTGTCCGGCCGCGCTTCTGCGGCATCCATTTTTTCAACCCGCCGCGCTACATGCATCTGGTCGAGATCATCGGTACGCAAAGCACCGACGCCGGCACGCTCGATGCGCTCGAAACCTGGCTGACCTCGCGCCTCGGCAAGGGCGTCATCCGGGCGCTCGATACCCCGAATTTCGTGGCCAACCGCATCGGCGTCTTTTCGATCCTGGCGGTCATGCATCACACGGCCGCCTTCGGCCTCGGCTTCGATGAAGTCGATGCGCTGACCGGGCCGAAGATCGGCCGTCCAAAGAGCGCCACCTACCGGACTGCCGACGTCGTCGGTCTCGATACGCTGGCCCATGTCGTGAAGACCATGCAGGACACGTTGCCCAACGACCCGTGGCACCCGTACTTCACCAGCCCGGTCTGGCTGCAGGCGCTGATCGGCAAAGGTGCGCTCGGCCAGAAGACGCGCTGCGGCATCTTCCGCAAGCAGGGCAAGGAAATCCAGGTACTCGACCTGGGCCAGCAGGATTACCGTACCTCGGCCGGCGAGATTGCCGACGAAGTCGCCGCCATCCTGAAAAACCGCAATCCGGCCGAGAAGTTCGCCGCGCTGCGCGCTTTCGCCCACCCGCAAGCCCAGTTCCTGTGGGCCATCTTCCGCGACATCTTCCATTACGCCGCCGTTCAGCTCGAAAACGTCGCCGACAATGCCCGCGATCTCGACTTCGCCATGCGCTGGGGCTTCGGCTGGGCGCAGGGCCCGTTCGAAACCTGGCAGGCCGCCGGCTGGGGCGAGATCGCGCAGGCGGTCGCCGCCGACATCGCCGCCGGCAAGGCGATGAGCGCCACGCCCTTGCCGGAGTGGGCGCTGGAAGCCGGCCGCACCGGCGTGCATACGCCGTTCGGTTCGTGGTCGGCGCGCGAGCAGCGCTATATCGACCGCTCGAACCTGCCGGTCTACCAACGGCAGATTTTCCCGGAGACCGTGCTCGGTGAGGGCGCCTCGACGCCGGAAAAATCCGGCGAGACGCTCTATGAGAACGACGGTGTTCGCCTATGGACACTGCCGGCAGTCGATGCCGGGATCGGCATCATTTCCGTGAAGTCCAAGATGCACACCATCGGCAACGAGGTGCTCGACGGCATGATCGCTGCCGTCCGTCAGGCCGAGCAGACGCTCGATGGCGTGGTGATCTGGCACGAGGCGCCGTTCGCCGTCGGGGCCAACCTGGCCCAGGTGACCGAGGCCATCGCCGCCGGCCAGTTCGAGGAACTGGAGGCTACCGTCGAGAAGTTCCAGCGCGCCTCGCAGACCCTGAAATATGCTCAGGTGCCGACCGTCGCTGCGGTGCAGGGCATGGCCCTGGGCGGCGGTTGCGAGTTCGTGATGCATGCCGCCAAACGGGTGATGGCCCTGGAAAGCTATATCGGCCTCGTCGAAGCCGGGGTCGGCCTGATCCCGGCCGGTGGCGGCTGCAAGGAATTCGCCGTGCGCGCCGCCGACTGGGCCGCCCAGTCGGCAACACCGGGCGAAGTGTTCAACTTCCTGCAGCCGGTGTTCATGACCATCGCCATGGCCAAGGTCGCCAAGAGCGCCGTCGAGGCGGTCGATTACGGCTTCGCCAAGCCGACCGACACCATCCTGTTCAACGCCAACGAGCTGCTGTTTGTCGCCATCAAGGAAGCCCGCGCCCTGGCCGATGCCGGCTACGCGCCGCCCTTGATGCCGCGCGCCATTCCGGTGGCCGGCAAAAACGGTATCGCGACCTTCGAGATGATGCTGGTGAACATGAAGGAAGGCGGCATGATTTCCGCCCACGACTACAAGGTCGCCAAGTCGGCCGCCATCGCCCTGTGCGGTGGTGAGGTCGAAACCGGCAGCCTAGTCGATGAGGAATGGCTGATTACCGTCGAGCGCCGGCTGTTCGTCGAACTGCTGAAAATCCCCGAAACCCAGGCCCGGATCAAGCACACGCTGGATACCGGCAAGCCTTTGCGTAACTAA